From the genome of Setaria viridis chromosome 1, Setaria_viridis_v4.0, whole genome shotgun sequence:
CAAAGAGAACAAGGTTTAATTTTCTGAGACGATTCATttctctatcaatgaaataggcacaatctcgCATCCATtcgttcaattttttttcctaagaCTATGTTAGTTGGAGCatcgtttctttttcttttttgaaagaagAAGCTAAGAATCTTTTTGGTGATGTTTGATGATGGTTCCCGATTTAATTTGGTAGGTTTGTATGCAGCTGGAAAAAGGAAGTACAGATTTTGAATTGTTGTGATATGGGGAGGGTGACAAAGTCTAGGTCCAGATGGAGTCCAGAGTGGCAGAGATCGAGGGGAGGGGTGGGTAACCACCTTCATCTTGATCTCATTGGCACCAAGCAAGAGAGGGGTGATGTGATGTGATGGACATGGGGACGACGACTACTCCTGTCCTGGATCGATCGAGTCATTCCCACGTGGCATCATCACTAACATTTCAAGAGTTtcttgctgttgaaataatgaAACAGCTGCAAACTCAAGAACATGCATGTGAATTTTGACAATTTGCAAATAATGCCGATTTAATTATCTACTATTTCTTGCTTATTTAAGTGAGGTAACTCTGATCCCGGATCTCAACCTCACCCACCATTTCTGCTTCcagtcgtcttcttcctcctgctacCTCGCATGGGCGACTAGCTAGTCGTCTTCTTTCTTTCGTTCGTTCGTTCCATCATCAGGTGCTCCGATCGGATCGCCAGCATGCGGGGCGCCGTGCTTGTGGCCATCGCTGCGGCGATCGGCAACATGCTGCAGGGATGGGACAACGCCACCATCGCCGGCGCGGTGCTCTACATCAAGCGCGAGTTCCACCTGGAGGCGCACCCCGCCATGGAGGGCCTCGTCGTCGCCACCTCGCTCATCGGCGCCACCGTCATCACCACCTTCTCCGGCCCCGTCTCCGActccgtcggccgccgccccatGCTGATCGCCTCCTCGCTTCTCTacttcgccgccggcctcctcatGCTCTGGTCGCCCAACGTGCACGTGCTCCTGCTGTCGCGCCTCGTCGACGGCTTCGCCATCGGCCTGGCCGTGACGCTGGTGCCCGTCTACATCTCCgagacggcgccgccggagaTCCGGGGCCTCCTCAACACGCTGCCGCAGTTCACGGGGTCGGGGGGCATGTTCCTCTCCTACTGCATGGTGTTCGCCATGACGCTCGCGCCGCAGCCGGACTGGCGGCTCATGCTCGGCGTCCTCTCGCTGCTCTCCCTCGCCTACCTGCTGCTCACCGTCCTCTACCTGCCGGAGTCGCCGCGCTGGCTCGTCAGCAAGGGCCGCATGAAGGAGGCCCGGGCAGTGCTCCAGATGCTCAGGGGCCGGGACGACGTCGCCGGCGAGATGGCGCTCCTCGTCGAGGGCCTGGGCACCGCCGGAGACACGGCCATCGAGGAGTACATCGTCggacctgcgccgccgccccaggctgaagacgacgacggcgacaggGGAGTCACGCTCTACGGCCCCGAGCGCGGCATGTCGTGGGTGGCGCAGCCGCTGCCGCTGGGCGCGCAGGGCAGCATGCTGGGCAGCGTCATCGGCGGCCTGGGTTCGCGCCAGGGCAGCGTGCTCGACCACCTCCGCGACCCCGTCGTCGCGCTCCTCGACAGCGTGCACGACATCAAGGCTCCCGCCCCTCCGCCGGgcccgggcggcggcagcatgcTCTTCTCCAACCTCGGCAGCATGCTCAGCTTCCACGACAATAATGTTGACTGGGACGAGGAGAACGCCGCCGCGGAGCAGGACCGCTCCCTCTCGGACGACGACGATCTCGGCGCGCCGCTGCTGGATGGGCCTCAGGAGACGGCGACCACGACGATGGGCATCGGCGGCGGGTGGCAGCTGGCGTGGAAGTACGCGGACGGGCCGGAGAGCGGCGTGGTGAAGAGGATGTACCTGcacgaggaggccggcggcgctggcgagggcggcggcgtgcacgcggcggcgctggtgagCCGATCGGCCCTGTACCTGCACGGCagcaagcagcagctgcaggcGGACGGGCCGGCGATCATGCATCCCAAGGCGGAGGAGAGGCCGTCGCGGTGGCTCGAGCTTCTGCAGGAGCCTGGCGTGCGGCACGCGCTGGTGTGCGGCGTCACCATGCAGGTCCTGCAGCAGCTGTCGGGCATCAGCGGCGTGCTCTACTACACGCCGCAGATCCTGAAACAGGCCGGCGTGAGCGTCCTCCTTGCCAACCTCGGCCTGAGCGCCGACTCCACCTCCATCCTCATCAGCGGCCTCACCACGCTGCTGATGCTCCCCGCCATCGGCGTCGCCATGCGCCTCATGGACGTGTCGGGTCGCCGGAGCCTGCTGCTGTGGACCATCCCCGTGCTGATCGTGTCactggtggtgctggtggtggcgaGCGTGgtgcccatggcggcggcggtgcacgcggcggtggcgacggggagCGTGATGACGTACCTGTGCTGCTTCGTCATGGGGTTCGGGCCCATCCCCAACATCCTGTGCGCGGAGATCTTCCCCACGCGCGTGCGCGGCCTCTGCATCGCCATCTGCTCCCTCGCCTTCTGGCTCGCCGACATCGCCGTCACCTACTCCCTCCCCGTCATGCTCAACTGCGTCGGCCTCGCCGGGGTCTTCGGCTTCTACGCCGTCGTGTGCTGCCTCGCCCTGGCATTCGTGGCGCTGCGCGTGCCGGAGACCAAGGGACTGCCGCTCGAGGTCATCACCGAATTCTTCAACGTCGGAGCCAGGGGTCTTGCACCTACCCACCTTGCAGAGGACGAGGAcggggacgaggacgacgaggatcgccatcgccgccattgAATCCTAATCATTTGCATACCATTCGGAGGATCCATCGGatcctacatttttttttccgcTCGTTATTATTACATACAATGTATGAATGATTCTTCCTACCCATCTGGTGTGGTTGATAACCGAACCAAGACCTTGGATATGTTCTTTctagccacgcttggattataatctaaacaaaatttttctCACTTATCGCTTTTCGCTTTCGTAGTACAAATCT
Proteins encoded in this window:
- the LOC117841700 gene encoding monosaccharide-sensing protein 2, coding for MRGAVLVAIAAAIGNMLQGWDNATIAGAVLYIKREFHLEAHPAMEGLVVATSLIGATVITTFSGPVSDSVGRRPMLIASSLLYFAAGLLMLWSPNVHVLLLSRLVDGFAIGLAVTLVPVYISETAPPEIRGLLNTLPQFTGSGGMFLSYCMVFAMTLAPQPDWRLMLGVLSLLSLAYLLLTVLYLPESPRWLVSKGRMKEARAVLQMLRGRDDVAGEMALLVEGLGTAGDTAIEEYIVGPAPPPQAEDDDGDRGVTLYGPERGMSWVAQPLPLGAQGSMLGSVIGGLGSRQGSVLDHLRDPVVALLDSVHDIKAPAPPPGPGGGSMLFSNLGSMLSFHDNNVDWDEENAAAEQDRSLSDDDDLGAPLLDGPQETATTTMGIGGGWQLAWKYADGPESGVVKRMYLHEEAGGAGEGGGVHAAALVSRSALYLHGSKQQLQADGPAIMHPKAEERPSRWLELLQEPGVRHALVCGVTMQVLQQLSGISGVLYYTPQILKQAGVSVLLANLGLSADSTSILISGLTTLLMLPAIGVAMRLMDVSGRRSLLLWTIPVLIVSLVVLVVASVVPMAAAVHAAVATGSVMTYLCCFVMGFGPIPNILCAEIFPTRVRGLCIAICSLAFWLADIAVTYSLPVMLNCVGLAGVFGFYAVVCCLALAFVALRVPETKGLPLEVITEFFNVGARGLAPTHLAEDEDGDEDDEDRHRRH